Proteins encoded within one genomic window of Triticum aestivum cultivar Chinese Spring chromosome 2D, IWGSC CS RefSeq v2.1, whole genome shotgun sequence:
- the LOC123049555 gene encoding uncharacterized protein yields MATSMRWIALFLLVAVSALAVSAVIEDGLLPNGDFRNGPDKSQMNGPVVAGKYAIPNWELSGFVEYIESGHTQDDMILPVPVGANAVRLGNDATIRQQLKVARHTYYSISFIAARSCAQEEKLNVSVDPEFGMIPIQTVYTNTGWDTYSWAFKPRHSTVWLSIHNTGIEENPACGPLIIAVAIKTLYPQLYNKGNMVKNGDFEQGPYIFSNTPWGVLVPPIFEDVHSPLPGWMIMSDTKVVKYIDAQHHAVPKGARAVELVAGVEVALVQEVPGTVPGRSYRLSFSIGDARNGCVGSLGVDVYAAREKLRVSYESRGTGGHKCAKLEFTAIADKTRVVFQSSNHHTVNATLCGPVVDDVWLVRIK; encoded by the exons ATGGCGACAAGCATGCGTTGGATAGCGCTCTTCTTGCTGGTCGCCGTGTCTGCTCTGGCCGTTTCTGCCGTCATCGAGGATG GCCTCTTACCCAACGGGGACTTCAGAAACGGGCCAGACAAGTCCCAGATGAATGGCCCTGTGGTGGCGGGGAAGTACGCGATACCGAACTGGGAGCTCTCGGGGTTCGTGGAGTACATCGAGTCGGGGCACACGCAGGACGACATGATCCTCCCGGTTCCGGTGGGCGCGAACGCCGTGCGGCTGGGCAACGACGCCACCATCCGGCAGCAGCTCAAGGTCGCCCGCCACACCTACTACTCCATCTCCTTCATCGCCGCGCGGTCATGCGCCCAGGAGGAGAAGCTCAACGTGTCGGTCGACCCGGAGTTCGGCATGATCCCGATCCAGACCGTGTACACCAACACCGGCTGGGACACCTACTCCTGGGCGTTCAAGCCCAGGCACAGCACCGTGTGGCTCTCCATCCACAACACCGGCATCGAGGAGAACCCGGCGTGCGGCCCTCtcatcatcgccgtcgccatcAAGACCCTCTACCCTCAGCTGTACAACAAGG GCAACATGGTGAAGAACGGGGACTTCGAGCAGGGGCCATACATCTTCTCGAACACTCCGTGGGGCGTGCTGGTGCCCCCGATCTTCGAGGACGTGCACTCGCCGCTCCCGGGGTGGATGATCATGTCGGACACCAAGGTGGTCAAGTACATCGACGCGCAGCACCACGCGGTGCCCAAGGGCGCGCGCGCCGTGGAGCTGGTGGCCGGCGTGGAGGTGGCGCTGGTGCAGGAGGTGCCGGGCACCGTGCCCGGGCGGTCGTACAGGCTCTCGTTCAGCATCGGGGACGCGCGCAACGGGTGCGTCGGGTCCCTGGGCGTGGATGTGTACGCGGCGAGGGAGAAGCTGAGGGTCTCGTACGAGTCCCGCGGCACCGGCGGGCACAAGTGCGCCAAGCTCGAGTTCACGGCGATCGCGGACAAGACGCGCGTGGTGTTCCAGAGCTCGAACCACCACACCGTCAACGCCACGCTCTGCGGGCCCGTCGTTGACGACGTCTGGCTCGTCAGGATCAAGTAG